Proteins from a single region of Apium graveolens cultivar Ventura chromosome 7, ASM990537v1, whole genome shotgun sequence:
- the LOC141673133 gene encoding putative F-box protein At5g55150, translating to MSSDNWNNLPKDLLIDIVQRLTCLEDYFTSIVVCKSWNSVALEAVASLADSVIAEKPWWLLLRSDTTTPMLLLAEEVAPGSIRYDTEFDLNRDYAYDKDGFYIDDEDHDKDTIWGYDYLKNSVGSSRGLYSLSSMKTYNIELPEAAGKLILGTSKGWLLTLGRDLQINLLHPLLRRQISLPPMNMFTAPTAYLPRAGFTKEHTSEHFIRKVAMSSELPQKKTDLSSLSHHSTRSPIVMVVYHRIGILGFARSGDKRWTDVRVCSDGFHDIVYHKGKFYAVDFQGNIYLCCIDVDEKREWPRATKIASIKTNNNQQKYLAEPLSGSGLLLVVRYDRDKLVKRDRVRASKYRTTNFEVWRLELEYCNSLRIPSCTLTPVNNLGNEAIFIGRASSLCVPSSDIIKPNSIYFTDDHHQVFIRLGGGHDMGIFDIEHRTIEPHYQGKSIHCISPPLWYI from the coding sequence ATGAGCTCTGACAATTGGAATAATCTTCCTAAAGATCTTCTCATAGATATAGTTCAACGCCTGACTTGTCTAGAGGATTATTTTACATCTATTGTTGTCTGCAAATCATGGAATTCAGTAGCCCTCGAAGCTGTTGCGAGTTTAGCAGACTCTGTTATTGCTGAGAAGCCTTGGTGGCTTCTTCTCAGGTCTGATACGACAACTCCTATGCTTCTTCTTGCTGAAGAGGTTGCACCGGGTTCTATACGTTATGATACTGAATTTGACTTAAATCGAGATTATGCCTACGACAAAGACGGATTTTATATCGATGATGAAGATCACGATAAAGACACCATTTGGGGTTATGATTATTTAAAGAATTCAGTAGGTAGTAGTCGTGGTTTATACAGTCTTTCTTCGATGAAAACGTATAATATTGAGTTGCCAGAAGCTGCTGGGAAACTAATATTAGGAACTAGTAAAGGATGGTTACTAACTCTAGGTAGAGATTTGCAAATCAATCTGTTGCATCCTCTTTTGAGGCGTCAAATCTCACTTCCACCAATGAATATGTTTACTGCACCGACTGCATATCTTCCGCGTGCAGGATTTACTAAAGAACACACCAGTGAACATTTTATCCGAAAAGTTGCTATGTCTTCTGAATTACCACAGAAAAAGACCGATCTTAGCTCTTTAAGTCACCACTCTACACGGTCGCCTATTGTAATGGTTGTCTATCATCGTATAGGTATTTTAGGTTTTGCTAGATCGGGAGATAAAAGGTGGACTGATGTCAGAGTTTGTTCTGACGGCTTCCACGATATTGTTTACCACAAAGGAAAGTTTTACGCCGTAGACTTTCAGGGAAATATATACTTGTGTTGTATTGACGTTGATGAAAAGAGAGAATGGCCAAGAGCCACCAAAATTGCATCTATTAAAACCAACAATAACCAACAAAAGTACTTGGCCGAACCATTGTCAGGATCTGGTCTTTTGCTAGTTGTGCGCTATGACAGGGATAAGTTGGTAAAAAGAGATCGTGTCCGAGCATCCAAGTATCGTACAACTAATTTTGAGGTGTGGCGGTTGGAACTTGAATATTGTAATTCTCTTAGAATTCCATCATGTACTTTGACCCCAGTGAATAACTTGGGGAATGAAGCAATATTTATCGGCAGAGCTTCATCACTATGTGTACCATCATCAGACATCATAAAGCCAAACTCCATATACTTTACAGATGACCACCACCAAGTCTTCATCCGTTTAGGAGGTGGCCATGACATGGGGATCTTCGACATAGAACATCGCACCATTGAACCTCATTATCAAGGAAAATCCATCCATTGCATCTCCCCTCCGCTTTGGTACAT